The Pseudomonas allokribbensis genome has a window encoding:
- a CDS encoding LysR family transcriptional regulator, giving the protein MHGLNELGFKALRLFVAVLDHGSFSEVARREGVAPSSISRQIQLMEQALNQQLLYRHTRAVTPTEAGRMLGHHARLVLVQLEEAEQALQEQQSEPTGLVRINAPVVFGQRHLTPWLGRLCERYPKLQLDIQQTDHYIDPLQEGADLLFRIGPLHDSSMQARILAPHRFQVAASPAYLKRFGTPQHPEDLARHQCLAYKGATGQQRWFFRQDQGEWTPYSVKGPITGNHADTLTQAAVQGLGLVMFPSWLIGEAVREGTLVPVLGEFQVSNSVEPQQIAVLWPGSRRLSVKVRTVIDFFIECFGEVPYWDRP; this is encoded by the coding sequence ATGCACGGGCTCAACGAACTGGGATTCAAGGCGCTAAGGCTGTTTGTGGCCGTGCTCGATCACGGCAGCTTTTCCGAAGTCGCCCGCCGCGAGGGCGTGGCGCCCTCCTCGATTTCCCGGCAGATCCAGTTGATGGAGCAAGCGCTGAACCAGCAACTGCTTTATCGACACACCCGTGCAGTGACGCCGACCGAAGCCGGGCGCATGCTCGGCCACCACGCGCGGCTGGTGCTGGTGCAACTGGAGGAAGCCGAACAGGCGTTGCAGGAACAGCAAAGCGAACCGACCGGACTGGTGCGGATCAACGCCCCGGTGGTGTTCGGCCAACGTCATCTGACGCCATGGCTAGGCCGTCTGTGCGAGCGCTACCCGAAGCTGCAACTGGACATCCAGCAGACCGACCACTACATCGACCCGTTGCAGGAAGGCGCCGACCTGCTGTTCCGCATCGGCCCGCTGCACGATTCGAGCATGCAGGCACGGATCCTGGCACCGCACCGGTTTCAGGTCGCGGCCAGCCCGGCGTATCTCAAGCGCTTCGGCACACCGCAGCATCCCGAAGACCTCGCCCGCCACCAGTGCCTGGCCTACAAGGGCGCGACCGGCCAGCAGCGCTGGTTTTTCCGTCAGGATCAGGGCGAGTGGACGCCGTATTCGGTCAAGGGCCCGATCACTGGCAACCACGCCGACACCCTGACCCAGGCCGCTGTGCAAGGGCTGGGGCTGGTGATGTTTCCGTCATGGCTGATCGGCGAGGCGGTGCGTGAGGGCACGCTGGTGCCGGTGTTGGGGGAGTTTCAGGTGTCGAACAGTGTCGAGCCGCAGCAGATTGCGGTGCTGTGGCCGGGGAGCCGGCGGTTGTCGGTGAAGGTGCGGACGGTCATCGACTTTTTCATCGAGTGTTTTGGCGAGGTGCCGTATTGGGACAGACCGTGA
- a CDS encoding methyl-accepting chemotaxis protein, whose product MTSQLTGLVTQVSDQAQRSDQAMERQRHETDQVATAINEMSAAAQEVAKSAQNAAVAAQQTDEEGQTAKRVVAGSIKQIHALVDDIRSSGVSLDSLQQDVSSIVGVLGVIRSIAEQTNLLALNAAIEAARAGEAGRGFAVVADEVRALASRTQISTQEIQGMIDRLQAGTQSAVEAMRRSSEAGDGTSAQANQAGASLDAMADLIATINSMNAQIASAAEEQTAVAEEINRSVHQIAVAVDNVADETQLGAQTSRSLADLGQRLGKLVGQFRI is encoded by the coding sequence ATGACTTCGCAACTGACCGGGCTGGTGACGCAGGTCTCGGATCAGGCCCAGCGCTCCGATCAGGCCATGGAACGTCAGCGCCACGAGACCGATCAGGTGGCGACGGCGATCAACGAAATGTCCGCCGCCGCGCAGGAAGTTGCCAAAAGCGCACAGAACGCCGCCGTTGCCGCGCAGCAGACCGACGAAGAAGGCCAGACCGCCAAACGCGTGGTGGCCGGCAGCATCAAGCAGATTCATGCGCTGGTGGACGACATCCGCAGCAGTGGCGTGTCCCTCGACAGCCTGCAGCAGGACGTGTCGTCGATTGTCGGCGTGCTCGGGGTGATCCGCTCGATCGCCGAACAGACCAACTTGCTGGCACTCAACGCCGCGATTGAAGCAGCACGGGCCGGTGAGGCCGGGCGTGGGTTTGCGGTGGTGGCGGATGAAGTGCGGGCGCTGGCCTCGCGCACGCAGATCAGCACTCAGGAAATTCAGGGGATGATTGATCGCTTGCAGGCCGGTACGCAGTCGGCGGTCGAGGCGATGCGCCGTTCCAGTGAAGCGGGTGACGGCACGTCTGCCCAGGCCAATCAGGCGGGGGCGTCGCTCGACGCCATGGCGGATCTGATTGCGACCATCAACTCGATGAACGCCCAGATCGCCAGCGCCGCCGAAGAGCAGACAGCCGTTGCCGAAGAGATCAATCGCAGCGTGCATCAGATCGCGGTGGCGGTGGATAACGTGGCGGATGAGACACAGTTGGGGGCGCAGACTTCGCGGAGTCTGGCGGATTTGGGGCAGCGGTTGGGCAAACTGGTCGGCCAGTTCAGGATCTGA
- a CDS encoding Na+/H+ antiporter family protein, with the protein MNAVIAAVGVMLILSLSRVHVVIALIVGALVGGLTGGLGIDATLKAFNSGLGGGATVALSYALLGAFAVAIAKSGLAHALADKALAMVDRQHATGGGSVKWLLIGLLWVVAIASQNILPIHIAFIPLLVPPLLYVLTKLQLDRRLIACVMTFGLITPYMVFPVGFGNIFLNQILLANVSKAGVDISQVNVMHAMAIPAAGMVFGLLMAVFFSYRKKRVYDLEKIEQVEQVSVAYNPMTIGIAGLAIAAAFIIQLLLDSMIIGALAGFLIFSASGIVKWRETDGLFTEGMKMMAMIGFIMIAASGFAEVLKATGEVRTLVESAAAQIDHSKAIGALLMLLVGLMVTIGIGSSFSTVPILAAIFVPLCVQLGFSPMAIVCIVGTAGALGDTGSPASDSTLGPTSGLNIDGQHHHIWDTVVPTFLHYNLPLLAAGWMAAMVL; encoded by the coding sequence ATGAATGCAGTGATTGCTGCGGTCGGTGTCATGCTGATCCTCAGCCTGTCCCGTGTGCATGTGGTGATCGCGTTGATCGTCGGTGCGCTGGTCGGTGGCCTGACTGGCGGCCTGGGCATCGACGCCACGCTCAAGGCGTTCAACAGTGGCCTGGGCGGCGGTGCGACGGTGGCGTTGTCCTACGCGTTGCTCGGTGCTTTCGCGGTGGCGATTGCCAAGTCCGGCCTGGCTCATGCGCTGGCCGACAAGGCCCTGGCGATGGTCGATCGCCAGCATGCGACCGGGGGCGGCAGCGTCAAATGGCTGCTGATCGGCCTGCTGTGGGTGGTGGCGATTGCTTCGCAGAACATCCTGCCGATCCACATCGCGTTCATTCCGTTGCTGGTGCCGCCGCTTCTATATGTACTGACCAAGCTGCAACTGGATCGCCGGCTGATCGCCTGCGTCATGACCTTCGGCCTGATCACGCCGTACATGGTGTTTCCGGTCGGCTTCGGCAACATCTTCCTCAACCAGATCCTGCTGGCCAACGTCAGCAAGGCCGGCGTGGACATCAGCCAGGTCAACGTCATGCACGCGATGGCCATCCCGGCGGCGGGCATGGTGTTCGGTCTGTTGATGGCGGTGTTCTTCAGCTACCGCAAGAAGCGTGTCTACGACCTGGAAAAGATCGAGCAGGTGGAGCAGGTCAGCGTCGCCTACAACCCGATGACGATCGGCATCGCCGGCCTGGCTATCGCCGCAGCCTTCATTATTCAGTTGCTGCTGGATTCGATGATTATCGGGGCGCTGGCCGGGTTTCTGATTTTCTCGGCGTCGGGCATCGTCAAGTGGCGCGAGACTGACGGGCTGTTCACCGAAGGCATGAAGATGATGGCGATGATCGGCTTCATCATGATCGCCGCCTCAGGGTTTGCCGAAGTGCTGAAGGCTACCGGCGAGGTGCGCACACTGGTCGAAAGCGCGGCGGCGCAGATTGATCACAGCAAGGCCATTGGCGCGCTGCTGATGCTGCTGGTGGGGCTGATGGTGACCATCGGTATCGGTTCGTCGTTCTCCACGGTGCCGATTCTGGCGGCGATTTTCGTGCCGCTGTGCGTGCAGCTGGGTTTCAGCCCGATGGCGATTGTCTGCATCGTCGGCACGGCCGGTGCTCTGGGCGACACCGGTTCGCCAGCCTCGGACTCGACCCTCGGCCCGACCTCCGGCCTGAACATCGACGGCCAGCATCACCACATCTGGGACACCGTGGTGCCGACCTTCCTGCACTACAATCTGCCGTTGCTGGCGGCGGGCTGGATGGCCGCGATGGTCTTGTAA
- a CDS encoding ATP-binding protein, producing MRSIQRRLSLGLISVMVIVGLVLAQTSLWLFEVGLQRYLEAGLRNDSESLLVALVRGPQGLQLDERHLSPAYQRPFSGHYFRIDFAESHWRSRSLWDQELPLLERPGLHSNLQLGPDGQQLLVLRSDYKRLGQSISISVAQDYTPVRESFQRMRQVGLGLGLAGLLLILILQRLTVRRALRPLEKAREQIAQLQQGQRSQLDEQVPTELEPLVAQINHLLAHTEDSLKRSRNALGNLGHALKTPLAVLLSLASNEKLDAHPELRKILKEQLEQVQQRLNRELNRARLSGDALPGALFDCDAELPGLLATLNMIHGEHLALSYVAPTGLQLPWDREDLLELLGNLLDNACKWADAEVRLSVVEKAEGFVLSVEDDGPGIPEAQRDQVFSRGTRLDEQTHGHGLGLGIVRDIVETWGGGLVLGESEWGGLRVEIQLPRR from the coding sequence GTGAGATCGATCCAGCGCCGCTTGAGCCTGGGTCTGATCAGCGTGATGGTGATCGTCGGCCTGGTGCTGGCGCAAACCAGTCTGTGGCTGTTCGAAGTGGGTTTGCAGCGTTACCTCGAAGCCGGCCTGCGCAACGACAGCGAGAGCCTGCTGGTGGCGCTGGTGCGCGGCCCGCAAGGCTTGCAGCTGGACGAGCGGCACTTGTCGCCGGCCTATCAGCGGCCGTTTTCCGGGCATTACTTCCGCATCGATTTCGCCGAGAGTCACTGGCGCTCCCGTTCGTTGTGGGATCAGGAACTGCCGCTGCTGGAACGGCCAGGCCTGCACAGCAATCTGCAACTGGGGCCGGACGGTCAGCAACTGCTGGTGCTGCGCTCGGATTACAAACGGCTCGGCCAGTCGATCTCGATCAGCGTGGCCCAGGATTACACGCCGGTGCGCGAGAGCTTCCAGCGCATGCGTCAGGTCGGGTTGGGGCTCGGGCTGGCCGGGTTGTTGCTGATTCTGATCCTGCAACGGCTGACCGTGCGCCGGGCCTTGCGACCACTGGAAAAGGCTCGCGAGCAAATCGCCCAGTTGCAGCAGGGCCAACGCTCACAACTCGATGAACAGGTGCCGACGGAACTGGAGCCGCTGGTGGCCCAGATCAACCATTTGCTGGCGCACACCGAAGACAGCCTCAAGCGTTCGCGCAATGCCTTGGGCAACCTCGGGCACGCGTTGAAAACTCCGCTGGCGGTGCTGCTGAGCCTGGCCTCGAACGAAAAGCTCGATGCTCATCCCGAGTTGCGCAAGATCCTCAAGGAACAACTGGAACAGGTGCAGCAACGGCTTAACCGCGAGCTCAATCGTGCGCGACTCTCCGGCGATGCGTTGCCGGGGGCGCTGTTCGATTGCGATGCGGAACTGCCGGGGCTGCTGGCGACGTTGAACATGATCCACGGCGAACACCTGGCATTGAGCTACGTCGCGCCGACCGGGCTGCAATTGCCGTGGGACCGTGAAGACCTGCTGGAATTGCTCGGCAACCTGCTGGACAACGCCTGCAAATGGGCGGATGCCGAGGTGCGTCTGAGCGTGGTCGAGAAGGCTGAAGGTTTTGTGCTGAGTGTGGAGGACGACGGGCCGGGGATTCCCGAGGCGCAGCGTGATCAGGTGTTCAGCCGGGGTACGCGGCTGGATGAGCAGACCCACGGGCATGGCCTGGGGCTGGGGATTGTGCGGGATATTGTTGAGACTTGGGGTGGGGGTTTGGTGTTGGGGGAGAGTGAGTGGGGTGGGTTGAGGGTGGAGATTCAGTTGCCTCGGCGTTAA
- a CDS encoding response regulator transcription factor, producing MRLLLVEDHVPLADELIAGLQRQGYAVDWLADGRDAVYQGRSEPYDLIVLDLGLPGVPGLEVLAQWRAGGLATPVLILTARDSWAERIEGLKAGADDYLTKPFHPEELHLRIQSLLRRSKGQANQPTLKSAGLHLDEGRQCVVRGGADIQLTAAEFRLLRYFMLHPEQILSKSHLAEHLYDGETERDSNVLEVHVNHLRRKLGKSVIETRRGQGYLFGGQAS from the coding sequence ATGCGTTTGCTTCTGGTGGAAGACCACGTCCCCCTGGCCGATGAACTGATCGCCGGCCTGCAACGCCAGGGCTACGCCGTGGACTGGCTGGCGGACGGCCGTGATGCGGTTTATCAGGGCCGCAGCGAGCCGTACGACCTGATCGTTCTCGACCTTGGCTTGCCGGGCGTGCCGGGCCTTGAAGTGCTGGCGCAATGGCGCGCCGGTGGGCTGGCGACGCCGGTGCTGATCCTCACTGCCCGGGATTCCTGGGCCGAGCGCATCGAAGGCCTGAAGGCCGGTGCCGACGATTACCTGACCAAACCCTTCCACCCGGAAGAACTGCATTTGCGCATTCAATCGCTGCTGCGCCGCTCCAAGGGCCAGGCCAACCAGCCGACGCTCAAGTCGGCGGGGCTGCATCTGGACGAGGGCCGCCAGTGCGTCGTGCGCGGCGGCGCCGATATTCAACTGACCGCCGCCGAGTTCCGCCTGCTGCGCTACTTCATGCTGCACCCGGAGCAGATCCTTTCCAAAAGCCACCTCGCCGAACACCTCTACGACGGTGAAACCGAGCGCGACTCCAACGTGCTTGAAGTCCACGTCAACCACCTGCGCCGCAAACTCGGCAAAAGCGTGATCGAAACCCGTCGCGGCCAGGGTTATCTGTTCGGCGGACAAGCTTCGTGA
- a CDS encoding PepSY domain-containing protein, whose translation MKLFLPYSSTRATGLMALALVAFCSAPLARDLNQDEALRLRQQGVILPLEQVLHNALDRYPGAKLLEVELEEKHDVYIYEVELLTVDGVTRELHLEAATGRLLKDKED comes from the coding sequence ATGAAATTGTTTTTGCCGTATTCATCGACGCGCGCCACGGGCCTTATGGCCCTGGCGCTCGTTGCGTTCTGCTCGGCGCCGCTCGCTCGCGACCTGAATCAGGACGAAGCCCTGCGCCTGCGTCAGCAGGGGGTGATTCTGCCGCTGGAGCAGGTGCTGCATAACGCGCTGGATCGCTACCCCGGCGCGAAACTGCTGGAAGTCGAGCTGGAAGAAAAACACGACGTCTACATTTACGAAGTCGAGTTGCTGACCGTCGACGGTGTGACACGCGAGCTGCATCTCGAGGCCGCCACCGGCCGCTTACTGAAAGACAAGGAAGATTGA
- a CDS encoding PepSY domain-containing protein, which produces MKILATLFIALLFYGLTSNLAHTRDLLADEARKLIDAGTIVPIETVKATAMARHPDSTVIDIELEKRYGFYLYQIELKDPQGVEWEMELDASDGLLRKDHQDT; this is translated from the coding sequence ATGAAAATCCTCGCGACCCTGTTCATCGCGCTCCTGTTCTACGGCCTGACCTCGAACCTCGCCCACACCCGCGACTTGCTTGCCGATGAAGCCCGAAAACTGATCGACGCTGGTACCATTGTGCCGATTGAGACCGTCAAGGCCACGGCCATGGCCCGCCATCCGGATTCGACAGTCATCGATATCGAACTGGAAAAGCGCTACGGCTTTTATCTGTACCAGATCGAGCTGAAAGATCCGCAAGGCGTGGAATGGGAAATGGAACTGGACGCGAGCGACGGGCTGTTGCGCAAGGATCATCAGGACACTTAA
- a CDS encoding patatin-like phospholipase family protein, with the protein MTAIHIKFPALTLKAGPRAMARIRAQGLNAADVGTLPGAAGGPKALGIQGLDLALFGEWLPAAPRERSLIGASVGSWRFASACLPDAAEGIRRLGHLYTEQNFNKGVTIGDVSRSSQRMLDDLLDGRDAVLLDNAHYRLNIMVVKSHGRLADDHRGRLGLALGSVIADNLRGRARLSRHFERLIIHDPRLAPPVHALNDFPSRFVTLNAGNLRQALLASGSIPMVMEGVRDLPGAGAGTFRDGGLLDYHLDLPYNGDGIVLYPHFTDRVIPGWFDKTLPWRKASVERLQDVLLLAPSKEYLARLPYGKLPDRNDFKRFMGDAPSRQKYWRAAMDESRRLGDEFLELTANGRLAERLLTL; encoded by the coding sequence ATGACAGCCATCCACATCAAGTTTCCTGCCCTCACCCTCAAGGCTGGCCCACGTGCCATGGCACGCATCCGCGCCCAGGGCCTGAACGCCGCCGACGTCGGCACACTGCCGGGCGCTGCCGGTGGGCCGAAGGCGTTGGGGATTCAGGGGCTGGATCTGGCGCTGTTCGGCGAGTGGCTGCCGGCCGCACCGCGCGAGCGCTCGCTGATCGGTGCGTCGGTGGGCTCCTGGCGCTTCGCCAGCGCCTGCCTGCCGGATGCCGCCGAAGGCATTCGTCGCCTCGGTCATCTGTACACCGAGCAAAACTTCAACAAAGGCGTGACCATCGGCGACGTCAGCCGCAGTTCGCAGCGCATGCTCGATGACCTGCTTGACGGTCGCGATGCCGTACTGCTCGACAACGCCCATTACCGCTTGAACATCATGGTGGTCAAAAGCCACGGGCGGCTGGCGGACGATCATCGCGGCCGGCTCGGGCTGGCGCTGGGTTCGGTGATCGCCGACAACCTGCGGGGCCGCGCGCGGCTGTCGCGGCACTTTGAACGGCTGATCATCCACGACCCGCGCCTGGCGCCGCCGGTGCATGCGCTGAACGATTTCCCGTCGCGCTTCGTCACCCTCAACGCCGGGAACCTGCGCCAGGCGCTGCTTGCGTCCGGTTCGATCCCGATGGTCATGGAAGGCGTGCGCGACCTGCCGGGCGCCGGAGCCGGCACGTTCCGCGATGGCGGTCTGCTGGACTATCACCTCGACCTGCCCTACAACGGCGACGGCATCGTGCTCTATCCGCACTTCACCGACCGGGTGATTCCGGGCTGGTTCGACAAGACCCTGCCCTGGCGCAAAGCCTCGGTGGAACGCCTGCAGGACGTGCTGTTGCTCGCGCCGTCCAAGGAATACCTGGCGCGCCTGCCCTACGGCAAACTCCCCGACCGTAACGACTTCAAGCGCTTCATGGGCGATGCACCGAGCCGGCAGAAATACTGGCGCGCGGCGATGGACGAAAGTCGCCGGCTGGGCGACGAGTTCCTGGAACTGACTGCCAATGGTCGCCTCGCCGAGCGCTTGCTGACCCTTTAG
- the queD gene encoding 6-carboxytetrahydropterin synthase QueD — MEIFKEFTFESAHRLPHVPDGHKCGRLHGHSFKVAIHLSGDLDPHTGWIRDFSEIKAIFKPLYERLDHNYLNDIPGLENPTSEVLAKFIWNELKPLLPELSAIRIHETCTSGCIYRGE, encoded by the coding sequence GTGGAAATCTTCAAGGAATTTACGTTCGAATCCGCCCACCGCCTGCCCCACGTACCGGACGGCCACAAGTGTGGACGCCTGCACGGTCACTCGTTCAAAGTGGCGATTCACCTGAGCGGCGACCTCGACCCGCACACCGGCTGGATCCGTGATTTCTCCGAGATCAAGGCGATTTTCAAGCCGCTGTACGAGCGTCTGGACCACAACTACCTGAACGACATTCCGGGCCTTGAGAACCCGACCAGCGAAGTGCTGGCCAAGTTCATCTGGAATGAGTTGAAGCCCCTGCTGCCGGAACTCAGTGCGATCCGCATCCACGAGACCTGCACCAGCGGTTGCATCTATCGCGGCGAGTAA